One Candidatus Paceibacterota bacterium DNA segment encodes these proteins:
- the rpmG gene encoding 50S ribosomal protein L33: MSQDNLIRLKCTVCKEANYYTSKNKKKVERKIELQKFCSSCKKRTIHKEAKLTG, encoded by the coding sequence ATGTCACAAGACAACCTAATTCGTCTTAAGTGCACCGTGTGTAAAGAGGCAAATTACTACACGTCAAAGAACAAGAAGAAAGTAGAACGAAAGATCGAGTTACAGAAGTTCTGCTCTTCGTGCAAAAAGCGGACGATTCATAAAGAAGCAAAATTGACCGGCTAG
- a CDS encoding tetratricopeptide repeat protein, producing MVIIILIGIALLACAGIAWVISRKIPYLKKLDPELHEEEHETWFHAMFPEAIRLVHAIRAIPLRAILTHELEKIMRAFRVAVMRLDTLSTRTISTLRTMRAPGVTQGHLSTDPVAPENEEEKVAVEEPAVVQPVIDAAAVRREELITREQELIIAIARAPKNVELYEQIGMVYKELEQLQDAREAFEAGLKLDPAHAGLRAQLESLEQGNTN from the coding sequence ATGGTCATCATTATTCTCATCGGCATTGCTCTTCTCGCGTGCGCAGGCATTGCGTGGGTCATCTCACGCAAAATCCCGTACCTCAAAAAGCTTGATCCCGAGCTTCACGAAGAGGAGCATGAAACATGGTTTCACGCCATGTTCCCAGAGGCGATACGCCTTGTGCATGCAATTCGAGCGATCCCTCTGAGGGCTATCCTCACGCATGAGCTTGAGAAGATCATGCGCGCATTTCGTGTTGCGGTGATGCGGCTCGATACGCTCAGTACGCGCACCATATCAACGCTTCGCACCATGCGCGCTCCTGGGGTTACGCAAGGGCATTTGAGCACTGACCCAGTTGCGCCGGAGAACGAAGAAGAGAAGGTGGCTGTTGAAGAGCCGGCGGTAGTGCAGCCGGTCATTGATGCGGCGGCTGTGCGGCGCGAAGAGTTGATTACGCGCGAACAGGAGCTCATTATTGCGATCGCGCGCGCTCCTAAAAATGTTGAGCTCTATGAACAGATCGGTATGGTGTATAAAGAGTTAGAGCAGCTACAAGATGCTCGTGAGGCGTTTGAGGCAGGCCTGAAATTAGACCCTGCGCATGCAGGTTTGCGGGCGCAACTCGAGTCATTAGAGCAGGGGAACACGAATTGA
- the tsf gene encoding translation elongation factor Ts, translating into MADDIQTIKALRDETGLSFGEIKKALSEAGGDVAKAREALKAFGVSAAAKKADRTTAEGGIGAYVHTNGKVAAMVLVRCETDFVARNPEFQTLTKELAMHVAAMKPTSQEELLDQEFIRDPSMKVRDAITQAVGKLGENIQLDSFSLLEV; encoded by the coding sequence ATGGCAGACGATATCCAGACAATTAAGGCGCTTCGAGACGAAACTGGCCTCTCTTTCGGAGAGATTAAGAAAGCGCTTTCTGAAGCCGGAGGCGATGTAGCGAAGGCGCGCGAAGCACTCAAAGCATTTGGTGTTTCTGCGGCCGCGAAGAAGGCAGACCGTACAACAGCAGAAGGCGGCATTGGAGCTTACGTGCACACAAACGGCAAGGTTGCTGCTATGGTGCTCGTGCGTTGCGAAACTGATTTCGTAGCCCGCAACCCCGAATTCCAAACACTGACAAAAGAGCTAGCCATGCACGTTGCAGCAATGAAGCCAACGTCCCAAGAGGAGTTGCTGGATCAGGAATTTATCCGTGACCCAAGCATGAAGGTTCGCGATGCTATAACTCAAGCAGTCGGCAAGCTCGGGGAAAACATTCAACTCGATTCGTTCTCCCTGCTTGAAGTGTAA
- a CDS encoding helix-turn-helix domain-containing protein produces the protein MPKKFLNVSEVARLLGVTPLTVRNWDQKGKLIAYRNPVNNYRMYKIDDVEILLRQIEQSKPRNRKLKIDMY, from the coding sequence ATGCCAAAAAAATTCCTCAACGTGTCAGAAGTAGCTCGCTTGCTCGGTGTAACGCCCTTGACAGTCCGCAACTGGGATCAAAAAGGGAAGCTCATCGCCTATCGGAACCCTGTGAATAACTATCGGATGTATAAAATAGATGATGTCGAAATCCTCCTGCGACAGATAGAACAAAGCAAGCCAAGAAATAGAAAACTAAAGATCGATATGTACTAA